Genomic window (Cucumis sativus cultivar 9930 chromosome 2, Cucumber_9930_V3, whole genome shotgun sequence):
TCCAATTGctattgtatatttatttgtgatgAATTCTACATCTTAAACTATGTATATCTTTCATGTAACTCAATAAAAAAGTCCAACTATTCCACCAAAATGTCATCAATCTCAATCTGATTGAGATCTTATTACCATGTGACCATTTCAATATGATTGAGTTTTAAAAGTcaaagatatttaattaatggacaattttaaaaataacaaaataaattaaaatatttacaagctataacaaattttttggATTCTACCAATGATAGCTAGTGGTATCCTAGTGATATCCTTCTATCATTGGCTATCAATGTCACTAATATAGAACAATATCACTAGCTATCAAATGTTAATTATTGATAGGatctgaaattttgctataatttgtaaatattttgtcaaatttgttatttttgataatttttctttaataaaattaaaaccaataacattttttttagataagttcattttcataaattttgggGATCGTTGGTGATTCACATAAAAGCAACTGTTTTGTGCATGATGCAACTTCAACcccacaaaatttattatgtttagtttaaaaattaaaaaaagaacgaataagaaataaaaaacaaaacatcttATTATGCACGTTCCAATCCCACCCCACATCTCTTTCATGTGGCTGACTAATATATTTTaccttacaaaaaaaattgttgctAACTTATTATCTCATTCCTTCACCATtatcttttcataattttcagaTGTGACATtcgttgtttttttaattttgcacGATCATTTtgtgcttcttttttttcttgttcgtcttctcttcttattattacttattattcATATTCTCACTTCTCCGTtctgatttcttcatttcctcttTCTAGAATTACTTTTTGCTTCTAtctctcatcttctttctttcttcttggtATAAAAGATCTAAACGATACCAATATTTAAAAGACCAGTTGTCTATACCAGATAGACCGAGATAGACCACTATCGTCACTAATAGATCGTTTAAATATGGTACAAGATCTCATTTCAACTGattggtacaagatcgtttagattggaTACAAGGGTataagatcatttagattagTTACAAGGGTACAAGATCTTTCAGACTTGatacaagattgtttagactaAGTACAAGATATATCGTTTAAACTGGGTACATGGatacaagatcatttaaattGGATATAATATGTTTAGACCGAgtacaaaattgtttttaattgaCGTATGTGTGATCGGagggtatttttgttatttcacgttGTAAGTTTGtagacattttctttttttttttcaaaattgttgtatacgaaattaatatttttgcgGTTTgttgtacttttaaaaaacaagaaaaaaatgtaaatgtgttgtctttttgttttttcagtAGGTGGAATTGCCAGTAAGCAAGTAAAAAGAATCATTTACAATGTAcccaattcaaaattattattttccaaaaatgaaaaaaaaaatgtaaaatcatTATCTTTGTCGTATAAATACAATATAGGGTACTAACATACCATAAAAGGTAGTTTACAATTctgtatttttctattatggAAATAtggtaattaaaaaataggtcaataaaaaagaacagtCTTATATTCTCATATTCTCATATTCTCATCtctatctttttaaaatttttcaaggGTAAATTTTTAACTGCTCAATCAGATCACGACCGTTTCTTCGATCTTAACAAAATACATATACATGGCATATATGAACTTTAAACCCTTTTATGAacacattatattatattatatatgtatatatatttatatattcacTTTTAAGTGTATATTCTCATACCattacaaataatttgtttattttttttatagttgaaaGTTTTACCAATATGCACAAtgatttaacttttcaaacaaaagcaaaaacatCCCATTTTAAAGATCACTTCTTTCGATTAACCCAATATATATAGCATTATGTTTTGTTGGACactagttttgaaatttcctCAATCTTCAACGGGGTGTGGTGAGCACCAGCTAAACTATTATTGAATAAGTTGCAAAAATATGAGCGCAATGACCTGTGATATAcctaaatttgtttgtttgtttttttttttcttttctatataaCAAATAGAGAGAGGGAGATGGCATTTGAGATTTCTCTCCATAAATACTCAAATCTCCCCTTTggtattaaaatttttctcCACTCCCAGccaagatgaaaaaaaataaaattctaagcACCATCCTCCTCCTTTTCTCCTTCTCAGCATTCTCCTTCATCATGTTCATCATACAACCAGATAGGTTATACCTACACGGGGTCGTTTTCGAGGTTCGTGTCATCAACGGCTTCAAAAACAACTCATCTTTGCCTTTAGTGATATGGTGCTCCTCAAAAGAGAATGATTTAGGAGGAAGGGCTTTGCAAGAACATGATGATTTCAGCTGGAAAGTAACAACAAAACTTTGGAAGAGCAACCAATTCTCTTGTACCATGAAATGGGATGCCAAAAGGAGATCCTTTGATGCGTTTAAGGTTCCTAGGGATTTTTATCGATGTGGGCATTTCAAGAAATGTTCTTGGTTGGTTACTGAAGATGGCTTCTATTTTAGCTCTGATGAGATTAACTGGAAGAAAGATTTTCAATGGTGATCAAATTCAAAGAGCTTGTGtctagtattttttttttcttttcactttagtttaatatataatataaatgtaacGTGTGGGAGGTTTGAAGAACCTCATGCCGTATTTGATCGATGcaataatacatatttatgtcaattttaagtttgttcGTGTTTGTCTATATTTCtcattgttttggttttaggTTTTTGGTGCATTTTCGTCGTTTCTTTTGGtaggtttctttctttctgatcttcaaacaaaatcaaaagataacCCATACACATAAATTTACTCtattttgtacttttaaatatattatctatTTGAGTCCTTtagattttattgttatttagaTTGGCTtgaaatatctaattaaaatttcagtttttttaatataacaacaaataatatacGATAACGATAGATTTAACCATTTTTCTGatcttttaaatgattttattcttCCACCCATCATTTTTACAAACTTAGTGTGTTTACTAGCGATCACATTAATTAACATCTATAGATTAGAAAGGTATATCAAGTAATAGCTAACCTCTATATATTAGAATTTAGAAGAgtattataaatagaaaattttggaatgaaAGACATACTAATGATTAAagaatattagaaaattagaaaaaagagggggaattgacaaaaataggccaaaaatggggtagaaatagagttttaggattgattgtagaaaagttgagatttaggataaattggaggtgaaatgacgaaaataccctcttttattttccttcctcttttcttctttttccttttcttcaacccGAAGACAGAAGGccgttcaaaagaaaaacgtaaACTCGCATTTGAACTCTCCCGCGTCTGCAGTTACCCTCTTCAACTCTCTCCCGCCTCCGGTGAACGTTTTTCTCTTccgtccatttcttctccacttccatccatttcttcttcacgACTCTCCGCTATATTTTCCGATTTCAACTTGTTCACCGAAcgtctccatttcttctgcaCGGGTCTCCATTTCGACTTCATCTCCGGCGGAcgcttctccacttccatccatttcgatttcaggtttgttttcaccggacctctccatttcttatcCACTCCTCTACATTGGCAGTGCCGTATCCATCATCTTTGAAGTCAAGTGAGTAATAAAatctcagttttttttttagagttagtCTGTTGtagcttatttattattacagtATTCCATCTTGTTTGTTTAAGTTGTCTGTTAAGATgtgagttttttgtttttggcacattttggagaagaaatgcatGTCATATGCACACAGACATAGAGAACCGTGGGAGCCATTCtgtttttaggaagaaaaaccatttcctttgcaatgtactgtaataatagaaaaaccataCCTTGGAGTTTAGAACTTGAATTCGAACATATATTTGGTATCCCATATAAACTCTGCAAAGTTACCAGTACAATAGATATgtgctaaacatgcattctaaatattgtattctaaagacattatcataagctgcattgttgaaagaccatttcctttgccttgaagttttccatcatctctcacctatcagcacctatctctcaccttccaaaattttgagtagaagtcccaatataagagtgttaacttcctaaaccgtttagaatgcatgtttagctagtctactaggtgttaaggctatagggttagcaattgtattagacttagcaactttgccttgaagttttccatcatctctcacctatcagcacctatctctcaccttccaaaattttgagtagaagtcccaatataagagtgtaaacttcctaaacggtttagaatgcatgtttagctagtctactaggtgttaaggctatagggttagcaattctattagacttagcaactttgccttgaagtttttcatcatctctcacctatcagcacctatctctcaccttccaaaattttgagtagaagtcccaagatgCTAGTGCATCCATGTTAAGTAAGTCTcttatgcaattatatttaattagttttttttttttatgcaggtCTCAGTATGGCTTCGACATCAACTAACGGTCCCATGTACAAGATTGACCCTGCTCATCATTTTCAGTCTATAGTAAGTAGTTTAGCACATTTAGAAAACAGTACACGTACAATAAAGGCTAAATTGAAACCGGATCAATTAAccttatttagaaatacaaagttCGGCCACTTTTTGGATCTGAATATAATCTTTAATGGGCCGCTCATCCACTACTTATTGTTAAGAGAGGTGGAAGATGAAAGGGTTGATCACATAAGTTTCAAGATAGGAGAAGTCGTGTGCAGTTTTGGAAGGAGAGAATTTAATATGATGACGGGTCTATGGAGTTCTCAACCAGAGCCTATTGATTTGGTTGGGAATAGTAGGTTGTTGGAGAAGTTCTTCgaacaaaaaaagtgtatttatATAAGTGACTTAGAGGACACATTTGTGGAATACGAGGGGGATGACGATGACGATGACATAGTTAAATTAGCTCTAGTTTACTTTATAGAGATGTCATTGTTAGGAAAAGATAGGCGGACGAAAGTGGACCGAACTTTATTTAGGATTGCAGATGATTGGACCACATTTAACAATTACGATTGGGGAGGGTTGGTTTTTGGACGTACACTTTCTGCCTTAAAACGAGCCTTGGACATGCAACATGCGAAGGGAAAGAATAAATCAACTAAGACAAAATATACTGTCATGGGATTTCCGCAGGCGTTACAGGTATGTTACTTTACTTCCTAtgcacatatttatatatacatatatcttgGGACACTTGCTAAACTTGTTTTGTTGAACATGGAATAGGTTTGGGCATATGAGTCTATACCAACCATCACTGAATGTGGTGTACATAAAGTAAGCAACGATGCAATACCACGAATGCTGAGGTGGGTGTGCGAACTATCGCCGAAGTCTCATGTCCTACAGAGGCAGGTGTTTGACTCACCAATGGTAAGTATCAACAAACAGTAACTTACCGAATGCATGACTTTGTTCCTTTATGTTTTGACTAACTAACTACATTTCCACTTTGTAGTTCTTAATTAACGTGGTAATTGAGATGATGCCTGAAGAGGAGGAGCATCTAAGAATGTCTTCAGGGGAACTTGTTGAGAAAACTCATCCATATAACACCGTTTCTGAGAAGAATGGTGATTCAAAACGACCAGGAGAAGCTAGTAATGATGACAATGACTGCaaaaagagtaagaaaaagaagaagtggaAGTCTAAGATGAAAGAAGTTGTTCGAAAACTCAAATATCGAGTAGCGGTTCTCGAGAATGAACGTGAAAGCCTAAAATCAATGCTGTCGACTATATTGAAACACCTTGAAGTTCAAAAAAAGGTTAGGAATCaaagtttgtttaacattttcaaagtttgtttaacGTTACCAATACATTTTGACATTTCCAAAGGGTGAAGAAGGAGACTGCACGGGAGTTGAAGGTCATGATGCCCAGACCGAAGATGTTGACACACCCGGTACACCTTCTTGGTTGAGGATGCCCAAGGAGGATGACACAAGTGATGGGGTGAAACATGTTGAACGTCAAAAGCAGGTTAGGAATCAAAGTTCTGTAGTGGGGTGAAAATCATCCTTACTAATGCTTTATCCTTAGTAATGCATTTTGACCTTCCATAGGGTGTCGAAGCAAACCGCACGGAGGATGACACAATGGATGAGTTGGATAAGAAGGTTCATATTCATTCGGAGGAGCCAGTAGACGTCGTTGACGATTTGAACGAGGAAATTGGAGTAAAAAGTCTTACTTATTTTGATTCAGACGTCATGGAAATAGAACCATTATCCACTGAACGACCACATGTTCGGCCCGCACGTAGCAAGCGTGCAAGTGTATACTTGTCAACCCCCTTCACAGCTTTAGATAAACGGACTACAAAATCAATCACCACCACCTCTCAGTCTCAACCATCCGTCTATGATCCTATGCACAAAATACCTGACGCCCATTTAGATCGACTCAGAGCTTGGATCACAGACAAGCGTACGAAAGATGAGGTGCGTGAAACTTTTCACGGGAAAAAATCGAAGGAGTTTTTCAGAGACTTGTTCATGTGTCGTCGGTGGTTGGCGGATGAGGTTAGaacttttctcattatttcttatttacagTTTTAGAGCACTTAGTACCTTCAAGAAGTTGGTTTGATCGCATAACCGAATTAaatgctttattttgtttctattagcATTTGGATGCACTGTTTCTTCTCATTCGCTTCAACATTAAGACAGCCATGATACCTACTGCTCAAAACTTCACAACTGTAGACACACTATTCATGGTTTGTACTCGCAACCATACTTTATGTACTGAGTttgcttttgatatttgtcttATTGTCTCATTGTATACATgcatgtgtgttttttttccttccagcGACTATTAGTTGCGAAGTGGCCTGAATACCAAGAATGTATTAAAGAGAATCGACCATTTCACTGGAAGGAGGAGTATCGGTTGGTTGACTATGTTGTCGGATCAAAACAAGACTGTCAAGATCCTTGGGTGAATGTTGATTACATTTACTCTCCATTCAATATCCATGGCAATCATTGGATTCTATTATGCTTGGACTTGGTACGTTGTCAAGTTAAGGTATGGGATTCGCTTCCGTCGCTGACGAGTGCCGAAGATATGAGAAGCATATTAGAGCCAATTCAAGAGATGGTGCCAAATTTGCTCGATGCTACTGGATTCTTTGTTAGGAGAGGCGGATCATCAACACACAAGGAACCTTGGCCACTTGTCATTGTCGACTCCATTCCACTTCAACGCAACAATAGTGATTGTGGTGTATTTACAATTAAGTATTTCGAATATGAAGCTTCTGGTTTAGATGTAGCTACattatgtcaagaaaacatgtcatattttagaaaacaattggcATTTCAATTATGGACCAACAATCCCATGTATTGACTTTCAGTTTCAACTTTTGAAGGAATTGTATATGTTCCAaactatgtacataaatagttttatataatggaatgaagaccatttttgttttttggtatgcaatttttatttc
Coding sequences:
- the LOC101209275 gene encoding S-protein homolog 5, with translation MFIIQPDRLYLHGVVFEVRVINGFKNNSSLPLVIWCSSKENDLGGRALQEHDDFSWKVTTKLWKSNQFSCTMKWDAKRRSFDAFKVPRDFYRCGHFKKCSWLVTEDGFYFSSDEINWKKDFQW
- the LOC116402202 gene encoding uncharacterized protein LOC116402202, whose translation is MASTSTNGPMYKIDPAHHFQSIALQVWAYESIPTITECGVHKVSNDAIPRMLRWVCELSPKSHVLQRQVFDSPMFLINVVIEMMPEEEEHLRMSSGELVEKTHPYNTVSEKNGDSKRPGEASNDDNDCKKSKKKKKWKSKMKEVVRKLKYRVAVLENERESLKSMLSTILKHLEVQKKGEEGDCTGVEGHDAQTEDVDTPGTPSWLRMPKEDDTSDGVKHVERQKQGVEANRTEDDTMDELDKKVHIHSEEPVDVVDDLNEEIGVKSLTYFDSDVMEIEPLSTERPHVRPARSKRASVYLSTPFTALDKRTTKSITTTSQSQPSVYDPMHKIPDAHLDRLRAWITDKRTKDEVRETFHGKKSKEFFRDLFMCRRWLADEHLDALFLLIRFNIKTAMIPTAQNFTTVDTLFMRLLVAKWPEYQECIKENRPFHWKEEYRLVDYVVGSKQDCQDPWVNVDYIYSPFNIHGNHWILLCLDLVRCQVKVWDSLPSLTSAEDMRSILEPIQEMVPNLLDATGFFVRRGGSSTHKEPWPLVIVDSIPLQRNNSDCGVFTIKYFEYEASGLDVATLCQENMSYFRKQLAFQLWTNNPMY